One Salinimonas marina DNA segment encodes these proteins:
- a CDS encoding HvfA family oxazolone/thioamide-modified RiPP metallophore, producing the protein MKNVKTTAISSALGAVVIGSLAGAPAIAEANPFGMQHLESGYMQVVAEGKCGGDKAKKEGKCGEGKCGGDKAAKDGHHADGKAVKEGKCGEGKCGGDKAAKDGHHADGKAVKEGKCGEGKCGGDKATKEGKCGGDKAKKEGTCGGAA; encoded by the coding sequence ATGAAAAATGTAAAAACAACCGCTATTTCATCAGCCTTGGGGGCGGTGGTGATCGGGTCATTGGCTGGCGCGCCCGCAATAGCCGAAGCGAATCCTTTTGGAATGCAGCATCTTGAGTCCGGCTATATGCAGGTTGTTGCAGAAGGAAAATGCGGCGGTGACAAAGCCAAAAAAGAGGGTAAGTGTGGCGAGGGAAAATGCGGCGGCGATAAAGCGGCTAAAGACGGTCACCACGCCGATGGCAAAGCGGTAAAAGAAGGTAAGTGCGGCGAGGGAAAATGTGGCGGCGATAAAGCGGCTAAAGACGGTCACCACGCCGATGGCAAAGCGGTAAAAGAAGGTAAGTGCGGCGAAGGAAAATGCGGCGGTGATAAAGCCACAAAAGAAGGAAAGTGCGGTGGCGATAAAGCTAAAAAAGAAGGCACGTGTGGCGGCGCGGCCTGA
- a CDS encoding HvfC/BufC N-terminal domain-containing protein: MDDFKTVQRNFTRAIRDPQKMAISDREAQRRMEIYQALFFNNINQFLCNGFPVLHQTLSDKQWQALARDFFIQHPAASPYFCNISKEFIDFLAQRPPYWNGCRTGCRSWHIMNGWN; the protein is encoded by the coding sequence ATGGACGATTTCAAAACGGTTCAGCGAAACTTTACCCGGGCCATTCGTGATCCTCAGAAAATGGCTATTTCGGATCGCGAAGCTCAACGTCGAATGGAGATTTACCAGGCGTTATTTTTCAACAATATCAACCAGTTTCTATGTAATGGCTTTCCGGTTTTGCATCAAACACTGTCAGACAAACAGTGGCAGGCGCTGGCTCGTGACTTCTTTATCCAGCACCCTGCAGCCAGCCCTTACTTTTGCAATATTTCAAAAGAGTTCATCGATTTTCTGGCGCAGCGCCCCCCGTACTGGAACGGTTGCCGGACTGGGTGCCGGAGCTGGCACATTATGAATGGCTGGAATTAG
- a CDS encoding HvfC family peptide modification chaperone, whose product MPDWVPELAHYEWLELDLSIRQEDISEKVWAEAELPSQFCCSALASLVSYQYEVHRIGPDYQPARGEGQVYYYVVYRNAAHEVKFLQVNEVTAFLIQNVDHKQSFNELLVRMKAALPHLDETDITTALTQTLQQLLSHQIFLKA is encoded by the coding sequence TTGCCGGACTGGGTGCCGGAGCTGGCACATTATGAATGGCTGGAATTAGATCTGAGCATACGTCAGGAGGATATTTCAGAAAAAGTTTGGGCTGAGGCAGAGTTGCCCTCGCAGTTTTGCTGTTCTGCCTTAGCCAGCCTCGTGTCTTACCAATATGAAGTACACCGTATTGGCCCCGATTACCAACCGGCACGAGGGGAGGGACAGGTATATTATTATGTGGTGTACCGCAATGCCGCCCATGAGGTTAAGTTTTTGCAGGTAAACGAAGTCACCGCTTTTTTAATTCAGAATGTTGACCATAAGCAATCTTTTAACGAGCTTTTAGTGAGAATGAAAGCGGCGCTGCCGCATTTAGATGAAACCGACATCACCACCGCGCTTACCCAAACGTTGCAACAGTTATTGAGTCATCAGATATTTCTGAAAGCGTAA
- the apt gene encoding adenine phosphoribosyltransferase, translating into MTAEYIKSVVKTVPDYPKPGIQFRDVTSVLEDHKAFSACIELLLEKYKDVKFDKVAGTEARGFLFGAPLAIEMGIGFVPVRKPNKLPREVVSESYDLEYGTDTLEIHKDAILPGDNVLLIDDLLATGGTIAASAKLIRRLGGTINHAGFVIELPELGGDEKLTALDIQTYSICEF; encoded by the coding sequence GTGACTGCTGAGTATATAAAATCAGTCGTAAAGACTGTACCTGATTATCCCAAACCAGGCATTCAATTTCGGGACGTAACCAGTGTTTTAGAAGATCATAAGGCCTTTAGCGCCTGTATTGAGTTGCTTCTTGAAAAATACAAAGACGTTAAATTTGATAAAGTGGCAGGCACCGAAGCCCGCGGGTTTCTATTTGGAGCCCCACTGGCGATAGAAATGGGCATAGGATTTGTGCCTGTCAGAAAGCCCAATAAACTTCCCCGTGAAGTGGTCAGTGAATCGTACGATCTTGAGTACGGCACCGATACTCTTGAAATACATAAAGACGCAATTTTACCAGGCGACAATGTATTGTTGATTGATGATCTGCTTGCCACTGGTGGCACTATTGCCGCGTCAGCAAAGCTGATTCGTCGGTTAGGTGGAACCATTAACCATGCCGGTTTTGTTATTGAACTGCCCGAACTGGGCGGCGATGAAAAACTGACTGCACTGGATATTCAGACCTATTCTATCTGTGAATTTTAA
- the dnaX gene encoding DNA polymerase III subunit gamma/tau, with translation MSYQVLARKWRPGRFSELVGQEHVVAAIANALDNDRLHHAYLFTGTRGVGKTTIARIFSKSLNCEQGQGSNPCGECATCKEIEHGNYVDLLEIDAASRTKVEDTRELLDNVQYKPTRGRYKVYLIDEVHMLSKHSFNALLKTLEEPPPHVKFLLATTDPQKLPITILSRCLQFNLKALSREQIGQQLQHILQQEQVTFEEAALGLLARAAQGSMRDALSLTDQAIAQGDNQVLKQIVTDMLGLMDKHLLVRLLYAVVQKKSHEVLELVEQMAEQAPDYAQILAELSSLLHQVALTQWVPDACKLETTAAKAIYSLAKQMNGEQVQLFYQIALQGRKDMPFAVDGKSALEMTLLRMMSFAPAAPVADPEKLISESGPETLPGQPSGNETMSSPASEHYRSEAEQETSQPDAEQRQQSTVASADEKDDTDSFLAQQAEAEQAQIEQQARSYREVSTAGSEFADSTPPPQMPETPIPSSSADETPPYQYQEEASHGASSAAAPEQPFHEPPLNEEPVTPSSNSMQEMLALRQKLKRSRQEEAPSEKSLKPTTRLPG, from the coding sequence ATGAGTTATCAGGTTTTAGCGCGTAAATGGCGTCCCGGCCGCTTTAGTGAGCTGGTTGGTCAGGAACACGTGGTAGCCGCTATAGCAAACGCTTTAGACAATGACCGGCTCCATCATGCTTATTTATTTACCGGCACCCGTGGGGTAGGTAAAACCACCATTGCGCGGATATTCTCCAAAAGCCTGAATTGCGAGCAGGGGCAGGGGTCTAATCCGTGCGGTGAGTGTGCAACCTGTAAAGAAATCGAGCATGGAAACTATGTAGACTTGCTTGAGATTGATGCTGCATCCCGCACCAAAGTGGAAGATACCCGGGAACTGCTCGACAATGTTCAGTACAAGCCTACCCGTGGCCGCTACAAAGTGTACCTCATAGATGAGGTACATATGTTGTCAAAACACAGCTTCAATGCGTTACTTAAAACCCTTGAAGAGCCGCCGCCGCATGTCAAATTTCTGTTGGCCACTACCGATCCTCAAAAGTTGCCGATTACGATCCTGTCGCGTTGTTTGCAATTTAATTTAAAGGCGCTTTCACGTGAGCAGATTGGTCAGCAATTGCAGCATATCTTGCAGCAAGAGCAGGTCACCTTTGAAGAAGCCGCACTCGGTCTGCTGGCACGCGCCGCGCAGGGTAGTATGCGCGATGCACTCAGTCTGACGGATCAGGCTATCGCCCAGGGTGACAACCAGGTTCTGAAGCAAATTGTGACCGATATGCTGGGTCTGATGGACAAGCATTTGCTGGTGCGACTGTTATATGCGGTGGTTCAGAAGAAATCTCACGAGGTTCTGGAATTGGTTGAGCAGATGGCAGAGCAGGCGCCGGACTATGCTCAGATTCTGGCGGAGCTGAGTAGTCTGTTACATCAGGTAGCCTTAACTCAGTGGGTGCCAGACGCGTGTAAGCTTGAAACCACGGCCGCCAAAGCCATTTATAGTTTAGCCAAACAGATGAACGGCGAGCAGGTGCAACTGTTTTACCAGATTGCCTTACAGGGGCGTAAAGATATGCCTTTCGCCGTGGATGGAAAGAGTGCGCTTGAAATGACATTATTACGAATGATGTCATTTGCGCCTGCCGCTCCGGTGGCCGATCCAGAAAAACTCATCAGTGAATCCGGACCTGAAACACTGCCCGGGCAACCTTCTGGCAATGAGACAATGTCCTCGCCAGCCTCAGAACATTACCGGTCTGAGGCGGAGCAAGAAACATCCCAGCCGGATGCGGAGCAGCGCCAACAAAGTACGGTAGCCAGCGCTGACGAAAAAGACGATACTGACTCGTTTTTAGCGCAGCAGGCTGAGGCTGAACAAGCACAAATTGAGCAGCAAGCCAGGTCATATCGGGAAGTGTCTACAGCTGGCAGTGAGTTTGCCGATTCAACCCCACCACCGCAGATGCCCGAGACACCGATACCTTCGTCCAGCGCCGACGAAACCCCGCCATACCAATATCAGGAGGAGGCTTCGCACGGTGCCAGCTCAGCGGCAGCCCCGGAGCAGCCTTTCCATGAGCCGCCTCTGAATGAGGAACCGGTGACGCCAAGCAGCAATAGCATGCAGGAGATGCTGGCACTTCGCCAAAAATTGAAACGCAGTCGACAGGAGGAGGCTCCTTCTGAAAAAAGTCTGAAACCCACGACTCGGTTGCCCGGCTAA
- a CDS encoding DNA polymerase III subunit gamma/tau C-terminal domain-containing protein, producing the protein MPDPAQAHASCETYSEAPTQASQNLASAPVADETYGGEGALENSQAQAASVDSQRPVPSQAAPTELASIDSNEALSAYLPDGSKLVDANQIDDWSRLISSMPVAGLVKQIVLHSAYKKKDNQVMLELDPGQTHLLNDNSQEQVARALSDALGEQIQLDIQIGKPGFTPFSIQQKINAMRQQHAEWVVSNDEQFQSLISSFNASVVAQSVKAR; encoded by the coding sequence ATGCCGGATCCCGCGCAGGCGCACGCTTCCTGCGAAACGTATTCAGAAGCCCCGACGCAGGCTTCTCAGAATCTTGCAAGCGCTCCGGTAGCTGATGAAACCTATGGCGGAGAGGGCGCACTTGAGAATAGCCAGGCACAGGCCGCGTCGGTGGACTCACAGCGTCCGGTACCATCTCAGGCAGCCCCCACAGAGCTTGCTTCTATAGACAGTAACGAAGCGCTGAGCGCTTATCTCCCGGATGGCAGTAAACTGGTCGATGCGAATCAAATAGATGACTGGAGCCGCTTAATATCTTCAATGCCGGTAGCCGGTTTAGTGAAACAAATCGTATTACATTCTGCCTATAAGAAAAAAGATAATCAGGTAATGCTTGAATTAGACCCCGGGCAGACACATCTACTGAATGACAACAGCCAGGAGCAGGTTGCCCGGGCATTGTCTGATGCGCTGGGTGAGCAGATTCAGCTGGATATTCAGATTGGAAAGCCAGGCTTTACGCCGTTTTCAATACAGCAAAAAATTAACGCGATGCGACAACAACATGCCGAATGGGTAGTGAGTAATGATGAACAGTTTCAGAGTCTCATCAGCTCGTTTAACGCTTCAGTAGTTGCCCAGTCGGTGAAGGCGCGCTAA
- a CDS encoding YbaB/EbfC family nucleoid-associated protein, with translation MFKGGMGNIMKQAQEMQERMQKVQEELADLEVTGEAGAGMVKITVTCNHNVRRVNIDPSLMDDDKDMVEDLVAAAFNDAVRRIQETSKERMGDVTGGMPLPPGFKMPF, from the coding sequence ATGTTTAAAGGTGGAATGGGCAACATCATGAAGCAGGCGCAGGAAATGCAAGAGCGCATGCAAAAAGTCCAGGAAGAACTGGCTGATCTGGAAGTGACCGGAGAAGCGGGTGCCGGAATGGTCAAAATTACGGTAACCTGTAACCACAATGTTCGTCGTGTGAATATCGATCCTTCTTTAATGGACGATGATAAAGACATGGTAGAAGATCTGGTGGCGGCAGCATTCAATGACGCCGTGCGCCGGATTCAGGAAACCAGCAAAGAGCGCATGGGGGATGTCACCGGCGGAATGCCGTTGCCTCCTGGCTTCAAAATGCCGTTTTAA
- the recR gene encoding recombination mediator RecR: MKFSPLLAELISSLTCLPGVGNKSAQRMAFNLLERNREGALKLSSVLHNAMEHIRHCERCRTFTEHPVCEICQHPKRNSSGLLCIVESPQDVVAIEQTSSYQGMYFVLMGHLSPIDGIGPADIGLDELEQRLQNEPIEEVILATNPTVEGEATAHYIAQLCQQFDIGASRIAHGVPVGGELEYIDGNTLTHAFSGRRKL; the protein is encoded by the coding sequence ATGAAATTCAGTCCCCTTCTGGCCGAGCTGATTAGCTCGCTGACCTGCTTACCGGGCGTTGGCAATAAAAGTGCCCAGCGGATGGCGTTTAATTTACTTGAGCGTAATCGGGAAGGGGCGCTGAAGCTCAGTTCAGTGTTGCACAATGCCATGGAGCATATCCGGCATTGTGAGCGCTGTCGGACCTTCACCGAACATCCAGTTTGTGAGATTTGTCAGCATCCTAAGCGTAATAGCAGTGGTTTACTGTGTATTGTAGAAAGCCCGCAGGATGTGGTTGCCATTGAGCAAACCTCTTCATATCAGGGCATGTATTTTGTCTTGATGGGGCATTTGTCCCCGATTGACGGTATTGGGCCGGCAGATATTGGTTTGGATGAGCTTGAACAACGACTTCAGAATGAGCCGATTGAAGAGGTGATTCTGGCCACTAATCCCACCGTGGAGGGTGAAGCTACCGCCCATTATATTGCCCAGTTGTGCCAGCAGTTTGATATCGGTGCCAGCCGAATCGCTCATGGGGTGCCGGTAGGCGGGGAACTCGAATACATCGATGGGAATACTCTTACCCACGCCTTTTCAGGTCGCCGCAAACTTTAA
- the htpG gene encoding molecular chaperone HtpG, translated as MAETAQHETHGFQTEVKQLLQLMIHSLYSNKEIFLRELVSNAADAADKLRFRALENDSLYEEDGDLGVKISVNKDAGTVTVADNGIGMTRDEVISNLGTIAKSGTKDFFSKLSGDSARDSQLIGQFGVGFYSAFIVADKVTVRTRAAGAPADEGIEWASEGEGEFTIAQINKPARGTEIVLHLREDEQEFLDDWRLRSIVSKYSDHISIPVQMYKEEVPERDGPDGEKIPAEPGKWEVVNKATALWTRDKSDITDEEYKEFYKHISHDFADPLKWAHNKVEGKTEYTSLLYIPSKAPFDMWNRDQNHGLKLYVQRVFIMDDAEQFMPTYLRFVKGLVDSNDLPLNVSREILQDNKITQALRQGCTKRVLGMLEKMAKNDADTYQSFWNEFGNVLKEGPAEDFSNKEKIAGLLRFSSTQADTDAQTVSLADYIERMQESQDKIYYVTADSYQAAKNSPHLEIFRKKGIEVLLMGERIDEWLMSHLTEFDGKSFQSISKGDLDLGDLDDEESKKQQEAAEKEVEGVIERAKAALGDKVVDVKFTHRLTDSPAVIVADENGMTTQMMKLMQAAGQPVPEVKYQFELNPEHSLVKMLADVQDESLFAQWTNVLFDQAALSEQGSLKDPAAFAKNLNELLLNLAK; from the coding sequence ATGGCTGAGACAGCCCAACACGAAACACATGGTTTTCAGACAGAAGTAAAACAACTTCTGCAACTGATGATTCATTCCCTGTATTCTAACAAAGAAATCTTTTTGCGGGAGCTGGTATCTAATGCTGCTGATGCTGCCGATAAATTGCGTTTTCGCGCGTTAGAAAATGACAGCCTGTACGAAGAAGATGGTGATCTGGGTGTAAAGATCAGCGTCAACAAAGACGCCGGTACAGTTACCGTAGCCGATAACGGCATAGGAATGACTCGTGATGAAGTGATTTCGAATCTGGGAACTATCGCAAAGTCTGGTACGAAAGACTTTTTCAGTAAGTTATCAGGCGACTCTGCTCGCGACTCTCAATTGATCGGTCAGTTTGGGGTCGGGTTTTACTCTGCCTTTATCGTCGCAGATAAAGTGACGGTGCGTACCCGGGCTGCTGGAGCCCCTGCCGATGAAGGTATCGAATGGGCCTCAGAAGGTGAAGGCGAATTCACCATTGCACAAATCAACAAGCCGGCCCGGGGCACAGAGATTGTGCTGCACCTGCGCGAAGATGAGCAGGAGTTTTTGGACGACTGGCGTTTACGCTCAATCGTCAGCAAGTACTCTGATCATATAAGCATTCCCGTTCAGATGTACAAAGAAGAAGTGCCTGAGCGTGATGGCCCTGATGGCGAAAAAATCCCGGCTGAACCCGGCAAGTGGGAAGTGGTTAACAAAGCCACGGCATTGTGGACACGGGATAAATCAGACATTACTGATGAAGAATATAAAGAGTTTTATAAGCATATCTCCCATGACTTTGCCGACCCACTAAAATGGGCACACAATAAAGTCGAAGGTAAGACGGAATATACCAGCTTGCTGTACATTCCCAGCAAAGCCCCGTTTGATATGTGGAACCGTGACCAGAATCATGGTTTGAAACTGTATGTTCAGCGCGTCTTTATTATGGATGATGCTGAGCAGTTTATGCCAACCTACCTGCGCTTTGTAAAAGGTCTGGTGGACTCTAATGACCTGCCGTTAAATGTCTCCCGTGAGATTTTACAGGACAATAAGATTACGCAGGCGTTGCGTCAGGGCTGCACGAAACGTGTGCTTGGTATGCTAGAGAAAATGGCTAAAAACGATGCCGACACATACCAGTCTTTTTGGAACGAGTTTGGTAATGTGTTGAAAGAAGGTCCGGCAGAAGACTTTAGCAATAAAGAAAAAATTGCGGGTCTGTTGCGCTTCTCATCAACTCAGGCAGACACGGATGCACAAACCGTCTCGCTGGCTGATTACATCGAGCGTATGCAAGAAAGCCAGGACAAGATTTATTATGTGACAGCCGATAGCTATCAGGCAGCGAAGAACAGCCCACATCTTGAGATCTTCCGCAAGAAGGGTATCGAAGTGTTGCTTATGGGCGAACGCATAGATGAATGGCTGATGTCACACCTCACCGAATTCGACGGCAAGTCATTCCAGTCTATTTCTAAAGGTGATTTAGATTTAGGTGACCTGGACGACGAGGAAAGCAAAAAGCAGCAGGAAGCCGCCGAAAAAGAAGTTGAAGGTGTTATTGAGCGTGCTAAAGCAGCCCTTGGCGATAAAGTCGTGGATGTTAAATTCACCCACCGCCTGACTGATTCACCGGCGGTGATTGTCGCGGATGAAAATGGCATGACCACACAGATGATGAAGCTTATGCAGGCGGCGGGTCAGCCGGTGCCGGAAGTGAAGTATCAGTTTGAGCTTAACCCTGAACATAGCCTGGTCAAAATGCTGGCCGATGTACAGGATGAAAGCCTGTTCGCTCAATGGACCAACGTGCTGTTTGATCAGGCTGCGTTGTCAGAGCAAGGAAGTCTGAAAGACCCTGCGGCATTTGCGAAAAATCTGAATGAACTGCTACTGAATCTGGCAAAATAA
- the adk gene encoding adenylate kinase, with translation MRIILLGAPGAGKGTQAQFLMGKFGIPQISTGDMLRSAIKEGSDLGLAAKRVMDEGKLVSDDIIIGLVKERITREDCEDGFLLDGFPRTIPQADAMKEAGIVIDHVIEFDVPDDVIVERMSGRRVHPSSGRVYHVSHNPPKTEGKDDVTGEDLIIRDDDKEETVRHRLSVYHQQTKPLVDYYAEEADEGNCAYHKMDGTKPVDQVSEELDELLS, from the coding sequence ATGCGAATTATTCTTCTGGGCGCACCGGGCGCCGGTAAAGGAACACAGGCTCAGTTTTTGATGGGGAAATTTGGGATTCCGCAAATTTCTACCGGTGACATGCTGCGTTCTGCTATAAAAGAAGGTTCAGATCTTGGCCTGGCGGCAAAGCGGGTGATGGATGAAGGTAAGCTGGTCTCTGATGATATTATCATTGGGCTGGTAAAAGAACGTATCACTCGTGAAGATTGTGAAGACGGATTTTTGCTGGATGGCTTTCCGCGCACCATTCCCCAGGCGGATGCGATGAAAGAAGCGGGCATTGTTATTGATCATGTTATCGAATTTGATGTGCCTGATGATGTTATTGTCGAGCGTATGAGTGGCCGTCGTGTTCACCCTTCTTCTGGCCGCGTGTATCATGTTTCTCACAATCCGCCAAAGACGGAAGGCAAAGATGATGTTACCGGTGAAGATCTTATTATTCGTGATGATGATAAAGAAGAAACCGTTCGTCATCGGCTGAGCGTTTATCATCAGCAGACCAAGCCCCTGGTGGACTACTATGCTGAAGAAGCCGATGAAGGCAACTGTGCCTATCACAAAATGGATGGTACCAAGCCGGTCGATCAGGTAAGTGAAGAACTGGACGAACTCCTAAGCTAA
- a CDS encoding MAPEG family protein — translation MHGNFSEYVPITIILLACLESLGAFGWILHIGGSLLLFGRVIHAYGLRHHNGTSWQRVTGMLFTFGAMLFLATANLYMIHYTVV, via the coding sequence GTGCATGGTAATTTTAGCGAGTACGTGCCTATTACCATTATATTGCTCGCCTGCCTGGAAAGTCTGGGCGCCTTTGGCTGGATTTTACATATAGGCGGAAGCCTGTTGTTGTTTGGACGGGTTATTCATGCCTATGGCTTGCGTCATCACAATGGTACAAGCTGGCAACGGGTTACCGGCATGCTGTTTACTTTCGGTGCCATGCTGTTTTTAGCCACGGCCAATCTTTATATGATTCACTATACGGTGGTGTAA
- a CDS encoding alanine racemase — translation MQALNTLSTPACIIDEPKLIANARRVAQQCEAQGVALRPHIKTLKSLEAAAIYAPLPMPITVSTLAEARAFAEAGYQDILYAVGLSPNKFAQVNALLNDAVTLTVVIDSTDAAAQLCDQAHQLDHPLRVAIEIDVDGQRAGVAAIDESLIAIAAKVATTPSLTFAGVMGHAGASYGCFDAVSRDQMAQQECQQVLLAAKNLADAGYPCTMISAGSTPTVLASASREGLSEMRAGVYATFDLVMAGLGVCAYSDIALSVLTCVIGHQKDKHWVLIDAGWMALSRDTGTQNHPLDCGYGLVCDEQGKILEGWYVAHTNQEHGVVKHRDGRTPDESFAYGTMLRILPVHACATAAQYHSYHVTQDNEHTHASWPRINGW, via the coding sequence ATGCAGGCCCTGAACACTCTTAGTACCCCAGCTTGTATAATCGATGAGCCAAAGTTAATAGCTAATGCCCGGCGTGTGGCACAACAATGTGAGGCGCAGGGTGTAGCCTTACGACCGCATATAAAAACCCTGAAGTCGCTTGAGGCGGCGGCAATTTATGCGCCGTTACCGATGCCTATCACCGTTTCAACCCTGGCCGAGGCCCGGGCATTTGCTGAGGCCGGGTATCAGGATATTCTTTATGCGGTGGGGTTAAGTCCCAATAAATTTGCCCAAGTCAACGCGCTGTTAAACGATGCGGTCACGCTAACGGTGGTCATAGACAGTACCGATGCTGCAGCACAGCTGTGTGACCAGGCCCATCAACTTGACCATCCGCTGAGGGTGGCGATTGAAATTGATGTTGATGGACAGCGCGCCGGCGTAGCCGCGATTGATGAGTCGCTAATCGCCATTGCCGCTAAAGTCGCCACCACCCCGTCGCTGACCTTCGCCGGAGTGATGGGCCATGCCGGGGCGTCGTATGGATGTTTTGATGCGGTCTCACGAGACCAAATGGCTCAACAGGAATGTCAGCAGGTCTTGCTGGCAGCAAAAAATCTGGCGGATGCAGGCTATCCCTGCACCATGATATCGGCCGGCTCTACGCCCACTGTGCTGGCAAGCGCCAGTCGCGAAGGCCTGAGCGAGATGCGCGCCGGTGTTTATGCCACTTTCGATTTGGTCATGGCGGGGCTAGGGGTGTGCGCTTATTCTGATATCGCGTTAAGCGTACTCACCTGTGTCATTGGTCATCAGAAAGATAAGCACTGGGTGTTGATAGATGCTGGCTGGATGGCCTTATCACGAGACACCGGAACCCAGAATCATCCCCTTGATTGTGGTTATGGTCTGGTGTGTGATGAACAAGGCAAGATTCTTGAAGGGTGGTATGTTGCCCATACTAATCAGGAGCACGGCGTTGTTAAGCATCGGGATGGTCGGACGCCAGACGAGAGTTTTGCCTATGGCACCATGTTACGTATTCTGCCCGTGCATGCCTGTGCTACTGCGGCTCAGTACCACAGCTATCACGTGACGCAGGATAATGAACATACCCATGCAAGCTGGCCACGTATCAACGGCTGGTAG
- a CDS encoding TonB-dependent receptor → MLRGNYFGEVTQPGSTQTGDVTVDTAFIVDVEAGYYLSDDLELNIGVNNLFDTYPQSAVITDAPNVGQFDYVIPYPNFSPYGFQGRYVYGELTYRF, encoded by the coding sequence ATGCTTCGGGGTAACTATTTTGGTGAAGTCACCCAGCCTGGTAGCACACAAACCGGCGATGTTACTGTGGATACTGCCTTTATTGTCGATGTAGAAGCAGGCTACTACCTGAGCGATGATTTGGAGCTGAACATCGGCGTGAATAACCTGTTTGACACCTACCCACAGTCGGCGGTCATCACCGATGCCCCGAATGTCGGCCAGTTTGACTATGTTATACCCTACCCTAACTTTTCCCCTTATGGATTTCAGGGACGGTATGTCTACGGTGAGCTGACTTACCGATTTTAA